aaaatATGCAAAAATGTTGAAAATCAGAAATGGGataaatactttttcacagctctgtaatgcactacttttgatccgAGGgttatggtgccatttgggatacagcccATGTTTTTGTGTGCGCCACCCATCCAGGCTCCAATCCAACACTAATTGTATAGTGAAAAGCCAGGTATAATGTACGTGTCGTCCGTTAGACATAATGACACGGCATTTCACAGCAGTGACAAAGTCCTCTATCTAGCAGGGCATTTAGAACACCCTGGTTGTACTGATGAAGGTAAGATAGGGGGGCAATCAGGGGAGCGCACACCATGTCAGATGAAAAGCTGCCATCTTGGAGGGTGTTTAATCAGGGACTGTCACGACGAGCGCTGCCTTCCCTGACATTTGtgcttacagtgtgtgtgtgtgtgtgtgtgtgtgtgtgtgtgtgtgtgtgtgtgtgtgtgtgtgtgtgtgtgtgtgtgtgtgtgctgctagATGGAGCCATGTGATAATTAGAATGCTTTATTCTTAGTCTCTCCCCGTAATTACCCGGAAACCTCAGTGTGGCCCGTGTGCGGCGTGAACAAGTCGAGCGCTGTTTATCAAAACGGTACGATCTGACTGGCTGGCGTCTCGTGCTTGGCACTGCACCATGGTTGACTGTCTACAGTGGCCGATTCATGCATTGATTGCCACTTTGTGTTCCCTCGCCAGACCTGGGTATACAATGTGACTCttgtgtctgtcactgtgtccCTCCTGCTGTCAGTGTGCATGTGCTTGCATGCCCTGAGTCATTGTCCGATCTTCCAATGAGTTCCTGCAAGACCTTGGAGTTGTCGCAATTAACCATTAGGCTTTTGGCTGAATGAGATCAGGTTCATCTTTTCGATGCGAAAAGATTTCAGCTGTTGCCCTCAAGAAACCACAGGTTAATGTGTTATCCCTAGCAGCAACATTTCTAAGATATATTCTAAGATATTTAAGAATGAGTCCTAAGATATATTACATCTCAATTCTTGACATTGACAATTATGAAGATTACATTCTGTTTAAAGGCCCTTAAAGAAATGGAGGAGCATTACCGTCATCTCTAAGACCACATGGTTGAACAATGGTTGAATTCCTTTTCATGCCTCCCAAGGCCTTACTGTGGTAGAGCTATAGAAATACCGCTAAGTACAGTAGCAGTGCAATGGATGGGGGAGATCATACATTAGCTCTACTGCTTATTGTTGAAGATATGTTTTGTTCTTATGGCCTCATAACAGCTGATAGGCCTCTGCCCAACCCCTCCCTGGTAATAAATAAATGCACGACAGTAATACACAAATAGAATACATATAAATCTATTTcctttaaaggggaaatctgcagtTGCTTCGTCCATTTTTGGACTTGAGAAATTAATGATACTGTATGTACCCATTGATGGTTGAAGAATGTAACGTGTAAATGcccaaaatataaacttgttttactccaatgtttataAACAAAGCAAATGTAAACAAAGACTATATAAAGCCTCAAAGCATGGTTATGACTATAATTCGACATCATGGATGATCAgtctttgcatccatagctctgtctatgaataggagagtggttacatttctccagacccaTCCCTCAGGCTTTTGTTTTGCCGGAACAGGGGTGGGGGAGGAACACTTTATTGTTTCGATGGCTGATGGCCATTTAAAGATAAGACTTGATGACCAGAGCAAAAAAACTCAACCAGTACTCTGTGTCTATGCTGGTGGTACAGTACGGTCGCAAATGGGTCGCAAAAATAAAAGATGTACAATTCAGCAAAAATACAGCAGGAAATTATCTATTGAAAACACAAGcctaatttttttttatttgttgaCCATTCATGTTCATATTTCAGTGGATGCTCTTCTGCTACAGTATGTCTGGCATTATAAAAATAACCATCTGTGCATCAACGCAAGAGAAAATGGCAGTTGTAGGATGTTGACATTGTCTGTAGCCAGGAAATAGTCCAAGCATGCTCTGTCTTGGGTTTCTGTTCTCTGTTGTGGTTTACATCAATATCTGACTGTGATCATTTTTTTAGACGAGCTAAACATGACTGTGGGTTTCCTTGTTGCTATTCAACACAGTTTTATCTGTGTTCAGTATATTTATTGAATTGCAGCCAAGGGATTCCTTGCCGATGGCGCAAGTCTATTGTTTTAATTTTGTGATATTGAACAAGCAGTGTCGTAAAATCTTATCTAATAGAAAAGACCTTGgaggcaaaaaaataaaataaaaataagtaCATTTGCTCTCATCGATGAGGCCCCTGAAGTCTCTCTTGCATGCTTGGCTCCCCCTAGTGGAGTTACAATATACAAAAACTCTTGTCTGATTTTGCTGCTCAAAATGTTTattgcagacagactgatgttatACTTCACTCCAGACTCTGTTGAAATTATGGTTGTGttagaaatggcaccctattccctttatagtacactcatttttgaccaggactcatagggctctggtcaaaatagtttcactaaatagggaataggatgccatttggaataTGTTGCTACTGGGCCTTCAGCCAATACATTTGCATGCAGATGCACATCCTATGCAGACAAACACGCCTATGTTTCAGCCAGTCCCTGCAAAGAGAGACATGCATCAAAATAGAATTGAAATAGAAAATAACAGATAGGTGTTCAAAATGAGACGGATTTAAGCCTTACTTCGGGACTCATCTTCATGGACCCATTTCTCCTGGTGACGTCAGTTATGTTTTTCTTAGCACTGATGGAAACGAAGAGGAGACTTACCACCATGTTACATCTGTGCAGTGAGTGAATACCTCTAAAATGGATGCTTTCTTTGCTCCCTTCCCTGAGGTAATCACTGATCGGTACACGAGTGGACACGGAAAAACGTGCGTTCCCCATTGCTTTAATCAAAGTGTCGGATCATGGATTTCCTCAATGGAAAGAAGGAGCAACACATGTTAAGGGTATTTGAATAGGTCCATTGACTGTCCTGTGTGTGAGACACCCTCTAGGGTTTATACTACCTGTGGCGTTGGAAGCCATAGTAGATCCCCAGAAAAACCACAACCAAAACCACAGCAAGGGTTACACACACGATGAGCAGCACTGGCTTGTctgggttaggagggctgggtgGAGCCACTGTGTGAtaaagaggagagacacacaccatTATGAGATGTAATCACAACAGAAATGCAGATCTTGCACATACCTTCCTGTTGACTTGTTGTTTTATACGCTAATTTATGCTCTAATGTGAAACATAAACAATTACAATGTGCTGCAGTAAACACAGTATATCATGGAAGGAGAGGAAAACAACCACATTAAATGTGCATTGAAATTGAGTTCTGGAAAGGAACCGTATCAGCATATACAGTCAGACTTCATGCGTGACGTATTCCTATCATTttggaagaacagacagtcatttaGCTTTGAAGGATAACTATAATATGTTTCCTGCCATTACTCAACAGTACAACGTCATTCTACCTCAGCAGTTGTGGAGCAGGGCTGTATTTGATGTACTCACAAGTGGGAGCTGTGCTGAGGGACTGATAGAGCAGCAATCCAGAAACTCCTAATTCCTCCATAACAAGCTGAGGAAACAGACATGCATTTCACTAATGTGGAAAATCAACAACTCCCTAAGGGAGTCCGCATACTCACAAAAAAATAACAGTATTTTATTCAATTCAATCTTTCTCACTCACCAAGTATCATCACATACAAAACAGGATTCAAAAGTACAACGCAGCTACTAATTTCTCGAAAGGACTTTCTCCTTCACTTAGTCCTGAATGCAGAGGTCAACATATCTTCCTTATTGTTATTGCTTTAAGATATGGCTTGAGATTCAGTGGGCATATTCACTCTATCAATCAACCATGACACATCCACTAAATTCTGCCATGGAATCAGGTGCCCACATTTACAGCAGGAATACTGTAACATGTTTTACAGGAAGGAAAATCTCTGCTGTAAAGCTAAATTACAGTATTAATCTGGCAACTCTGCAAATAATTGTGCTGTAATTAAAGAAGGGACATTTTTACAGTGCAGATTCTTCAACTCAAAAACGGTTAAGTAAATACAATATTCTGGGAATATTTGTAACAGCTGAAGATCAGAATGCCTGGAGGGCAAGATTATTTCAAAAGCAGTTAAGATTATGCCATTAGGTAGGTAAACATATCAAAATGAATATCATGTAATACACTGACACAGTATTTTCCTGTAAATCAAAATACTTTATTATCATCAACAAAACATATGGGGGCGGCCTAGTCCTGAAAAAAAGTATGTTCAATGGAGACTAATCTTTAAAAAACATTTATCCTCTTTTCTGTATTTTAATGGAACATATATTTTAGTATAAAACAGCCTCCCTGAGTCACAAAGACACATGTTGCAATAGCAGTCCAACATATTTAGCACGTAacagaaaaataaaaacattaaatATACATTTTGTTCGAAAGAAAACTAAGATTCTTTCCAATAGAGATCCCTTTTAATGTGCTAATCCCCCACACAAAAGAGCATCGTAGTCCCAGAGCAAATTGTTTTGCTTTGCTTAGTCGGGGAAAACGTGGCAGCTCAGCAGCCTCTTTGTGCTGACCTCCTCCACGCATGGGCGTTATTATTTTCCGAGTCATTTAAGTCGCATAAAAGCACTTAATTAATAAGCGGCCCATCCATTTGTGGGGTCTCCTTCATAGTTAGTTGAGCATTGCTTCTGAAGCCAGGCGCCGAGGCGAATCCCGTTAATTGAGCGGTGTCAAGAGAAGAATCTGTAAACAGAAAGTCACCACATAAATACATCCATGGAAATATTAAATAAAGCAAGTCGCAGAGGGGTTTTTATTTCCTTCTGAATTTCCACACAGTAGTTCCCAGGGGCCAAGTCCATTCAATTGGAATCCGTCCAGCAAGGGGTCTCTTTTCCTGTCCTTTTTACTGCTTATTCTAGTCAcaaggagcaacacacacacagacacgaatGGAAACATTTCAAGTCCTCATTGTTGTGGTCGTGCCTCATTCTCGCTCTGAACACGCTGAATGGGAGAGGCCATGTACACACGGCCTGGAGTGTTTCGCCCTCAAACAGGCCTTTTTCTCATTACTACTATTTGGTTATATGGTGCTTCAGAAATAAcacatctgtgtgtgttttccagtGAGTCATTGTCGGTACTGTTGAAAATCAACAGATAACATACACTTGACAGGCAAGGGGAGTCGACtgcaggaagtgtgtgtgtgtgtgtgtgtgtgtgtgtgtgtgtgtgtgtgtgtgtgtgtgtgtgtgtgtgtgtgtgtgtgtgtgtgtgtgtgtgtgtgtgcgcgcacgcgcATATGTGTTTTTGCTTGGTCTCCATTGCTTTAGAGTGGGGCTCCCATAGTAATCCATGCTTGTGTTTCTCCTTTTGTcagttgctggtgtgtgtgtccgTTGGCATCTCTCAGTGTCTTGGCCTCCCTTGGTGGGTCTGGTGTTAGAGAGAAAGAACAAGCCCTTAATTATATACAAGTCATGTTCAACATAGCCACTGACACAATTCTGACACTGAAACACTGGTAAGGTATAGGCAGACAAACACCCAGCCAAGGATACAGCTCCTGGCTGTATCCCTGCCAAATACTCTTGTCATTACTCCAGTAGACAGATACTTGTCACTCAACAGAAAGTGCAGGCCCCGCTATAAAAGCTGCTTGGCAAGCTCCCCTGTGACTAGGGTTGcaagggagggtatattactggaaacttttGAAGTTTCAACGATTTTATGTAGTtcttttgggtacttcagattatcacaggtgtctgtcattatctctgtccctctgtgtggccttatcacagataaaaatatataaaataatcaaataagattttaaaatacaaaataaatgacAAAGTAAAACTAGATCCTAAATATAAAACATCAACTCAGTGAAgaccattggtgtttaatatgactTTCAAcatgaaatatcctttatatATTTATTTGACCATGTCAATATGCCTTTGTTGTTATTTAATGTTGTGGCGGCAAACTGGTGAAAAAAGTTCATcgttggaagagttgcagagttaattgaaaataatgccatagttgattagatgcttttttcATTAATTGGGCAATTTTCTCTTGTACCATATGGTCTAtccactagaaactcatggacacatataacaaataaatactacatattaataaatatttttaaaattactcaagtataaattaccaaagttaccaTAGATTACCTGTTACTTACCAAAATTACAGAAGATTACAGTAACTTGGGTAAATTACCGGTAACTCCAaattgcatcctattccctatgggctctagtcaaacagtgcactataaagggaatagggttccatttgggacgctgACTAACTGTCAGTGAGAATGAGAGGTGGGGAAACCAAAGACACTAAATGCACAGAGAATGacatgacagaatgagacaggcATAATGATCACACATCTGAGACAGAGAGCCATGTGGCGATTAATGAAACATGAAATGGCTAATGAACATATATCAAACATATGGGAACGGTTGGCTCTGATATTAAACACTACTTTGGTGTTTACTTACCTGGTGTGGGTGGGCAGTGTTCCTGTGGGCATGATGAgtatgttgactgtgcctgtgtgtgttttcagcgTGCACGTGGTGGGCATTTCCCGAGTGCAGGTTGGCCGGCATGCTAGCACCGGGGTGTCTGCGGGGCGGGTGGGCATTGGGGTGTCTCTGTGCGTTGTGTACGTTGACCGGGGGCCTGAGAGGGCCAGTGGGGCCCCGGTTtggggactggtgctgggtgcgTTCTCTGGGAATAGTCTGGAACTGAGCCAGAGGGATCACGGGAGGGGGCGTGGGGGGCCGCTGGTGCCCAGGGTTAGGGCCTCGAGCTTGGGTGTTGAGCAGGGCGGCCTGTGTCTGGTGGTTACGGTTGTGAAAAGGGTTCGGGGTCGCCAGTGTGTGCATCTCCAGGGCCGTCTGAGTGAGGCTACTGGGGTTCTGTGTAACAGGCTGTGTTAGTGCACCCCAAccttgtgttgttgtctgtctctggtctTGTGTGGGCTGCGGTATCATGTGTGTGTTTCCCCTACCATACTGAATCCCGGTTTGTGTCTGTGGGATGTGATTTGGATTTGCGAGAGCTCGAATGTCGAGTGTGGTGCCTTGGGGCATGGTGGTTATTAGTCCCTGTGGGGCGCCTGGTCCCTGTTGTTGTGTCTGGGGGTTGTGGTAGCTGCGGGAGGCATTTTGTTGCCTGGGGCCAGTCTGGCTTTGAGAAGCAGTCTGAGCTGTGATCTGGGATTGAGCTCTGACATCCTGCCGGGCTCTCTGCCTTGGTGTACCGTGTGATGGGGACTGATATGCGACTGTGTGTGGCTTGGAGCCCCAGGCTCAGTGTTCGTCCCATGAGTGTGGGGGAGGTTCTGGGTCTGTCTGCCCGCCGTTGGTGCAGCCTTCCTGGGTGTAGATCGGCTCTGTGGGGGACTCTGGGTATGTGCTCCTGGCCCAGTCTTCCTGGTGTGTGGTCTGGATCGTCTAGCCTGGGACGGGGGACATCAGAGGTGCCATCAGAGGTGTAGCTGCTGTTGGGGAAGCCTGTACCCTTCTGGGGGGCTCGTTGGGGTATGCCGGGGTGCCCCTCAGACGGTCCCAAGGCATTTGTTGGCGGTGTGAGCTGGCACTTGGTGTGGTATGGCTGGCATCACGTGGCACAGAACTGGCCGCTGCTGGGTTGGAGTGTCTAGGCTGGGTATCAGTAGCCTGGTCCATCTGGTAGGTCTGCGTGTTGGCGTTTCGTTGGAGAGTGTGACTTCTACCCCTGTGTGTGTAACCAGTAGGAATAGGACCAGTAGAGACTTGAGGACCAGTGTCTAAGTTACTGTGGTCAACCTGTGAAGGATCACCAGGATATGACAAGCCAATTTGCATCCTGGGATTGGAGTATGACTGTCCAGTCTGTGTGAACGTTTGTGGGTTGATATTTTGAACTTGAAGAGCACTAGCACTGTTGGCTACATTGGTGGTGCTCCTCTGCATTGTACTGTCCTGTGGGCTTGTAAATTGTTGCTGTGACTGTTGGTTGGGTTGTTGACCATTAGTTGGATAGGAATTGAGATTGACGTGAACCGTGGCCACCTGTGCGTTGCTATTTTGATGgttgtgtgacagtgtgttaagGTTAACACCGACCTGAGTAGAACCCGCTTGTATGAGTATGTTTGGATTGTTCGGGTGGTTTTGAGTCATCTGTGGGAAGGTGTCGAGTGTGTTGGCATTTTGagatgcagcagtgtgtgtgaaaGTGTCGTGGTCCTGAGGGGTGCCATTCTGTGGAAATGAATTGGCATTCGGATGTTGCGCATTGTGTGGGAACCTATTTCTGTTGGCGTGGCCATTGTGTTGGAGTGTGTTAGTGTTGcgtggcggtgtgtgtgtgttatcgtgGCCATCGGGTGGGACAGTGTAGAAGTTGTGAGGGTTTGTGTGGAGCGGTGGGTCTGAGTGACGGCCTCTGCCTAAAGTCCGGGTACCATGTGGAGGGGGTTCAGTgggctgaaagagagggacaaagagaagagaaggaaataCATTCATGGGTTAATTGCTTTCAGAATCATAATATTCTGGGAAAAAGAAGAGTGTCTTACTGTAAGCATGAGTTCTGGGTGTCTCTTTTGTCCTGTGGCCTCCTTCAGTCTTCGGTCAACTGCAATAAGAAACATTGTCACATACTGTATTCAAACACAGAAACATACGTTTACATGAGAATAGTGCACACAGGTCATTGTGAATGCTTTCAAAGAGTTTACAAtatattagacagacagacagacagacagacagacagacagacagacagacagacacactcacctCTCTTCCAGCGCACCAGGAGTACGATGGCTATGACGATTAAGATCAGAGCGACCACACAGCCAATCACTATGCCTGCGACTGCCCCTGCACTGAGGCATGTGCctgagagggaagggggagggatgagggggagggaggccgAGACAGAAAAAGTGATGAGCAGGGGGATAATTAATAATGATAATGAGTCTGAGACACGGAGCCCAGACAGACAAATGGAAAAGAAAGAAACGAGGTTTCAGAAAGAGTATGATGAAGTGATGGCaggggaagagaggtgagagaatgaGTGGTGGAAATGGAGGGAACATCAGTGAAGACAGCTGAAAGTCATAGAAAAAGAGTTAGATTCTCATTGTGAGAGCACTTGGATTGATCAATCTTTTGCTGATGGGCTAGGCTGGGCCAAAATGTTCCCCTCTCTTCACTCGAAGATGGATGCCGTCCAAAACTAACAGTCATCAGAATGAGTCACGTCAGTGTCCGTCCTGCATAACTCACCCACGATGGCCAGGCCCGTCCCCTGCTCCGACGTGGCGCCCGTGATGGCATTGCTAGCCACGCACTTGTATTGGCCGCTCTGGTTGGTGGAGAAGGTCTGGAGGCTGAACACGCCACTGTCCAGTTGGCCAGACGCCACGGGTTCATTGTTGTATTTCCAGGAGAAAGTGGCGGGGGCAGTGAGTCAGACACGCAGGTGAGTCGGATCGTCTGGCCTACCACTGCATCCGCTCCTACCACACAGTCTGCCGGGGAAGCCTTGCTCAGCACGGGGGTGTCGGGACCATctggaggggatgggaggggggcgGGGGAGGGACAtcaacagacagactcacagacttTCACAGTAAAGTTTCACCTCAAAATGCATGGGGTCAATATTACTGGGGTTGGGTATGACTAGTGGCTTCACGAGTCGTTATTGCTAATGCAAATTAGCCCTGTAGCCCTTATAGTGATGTGCTTCTGTGGCTAACAGGCAGTTACATTACTTGGTGTAATGCTAGCTAGTAAAACAACTAGCTCATAGTATTAGCATTAGCATTTTAGCTGCTGGGTCATGTACATTACGCACCAAACAAACGAAAATAGACTAAAACAAGGAAAGACAACTGACTTCTCAAATCAGAcaatttgtttgtgtgtgtgccctaATTAACACAACCCTGGACACCCTGGATAGTGACTCACAGTCAGAGCCGGACCACCACATCTGGGGCCACAGTTTCCCCTGCGATTCTAATGGTGTGGTCTTACAGCTAAcctcatgctattctacacattcaGCAATTTTCTTCTGTATttttttaacccttattttaccaggtaagttgaccgGGGTTTAATAACCCTACTCTTACGTTAAGTGCCATGAGATCTTTAGTgatcacagagagtcaggacatccgtttaacatcccatccgaaagacagcaccctacacagggcaatgtccccaatcactgcccggGTGTATTGGGGTAttattaaactgaacaaaaatataaatgcaacatgtaaagtgccggtcccatgtttcattagatgaaataaatacaaaatcaaTGCATTTTTCATACTCCGCTCAAATGTTGTgctcaaatgtgtttacatccctgttagtgaacatttctcctttgccaagataattcatccacctgattaaagctgattaaacagcatgatcattacacaggtgcactttttgctggggacaataaaaggccactctaaaatgtgcagttttgtcacaacgcaattccacagatgtctcaagttttgagggtgccagttttggcatgctgactggaggaatgtccaccagagctgttgccagagtattgtgccagataattgaatgttcatttctctatcataagctgcctccaacatcattttagagaatttggcagtacgtcaactggcctcacaaccgcagaccacgtgtaaccatgccaacccagaacctccacatccagGGAAAAacgtattctgattggctgggcctggctccccagtggatgggtctggctcccaagtgggtgtcctacgcccacccatggctgtgaccctgcccagtcatgtgaaatccatagattagagcctaatttcttaatttaaatggactgatttccttaaatgaactgtaactcagtaaaattgtttgAATCGTTGCATTTACATGTTTGTTcattgtatatttttttatataccagatgaaagggtgcctcctactggccctccaacaccacttccagcagcgtctggtctcccatccagggactgaccaggaccaaccctgcttagcttcagaagcaagatAGCAGTGGGATGAGGCTTAGAGGAAATTGTGCAGTTACAGTATATAGCTAATcccatgctattctacacattttgccattatgaggctgagagaaaatgttgcagttttaaagctaatttcagGTTAATtacaattctacatattttgcaaTATCTTATCACGTGCTCATATGCTATCTAATTTCCCCTGGATTACCCCTGCGTGCCAAATCGGTAATCCAGCCCTGCTCACTTGTGAGAATGTGTGGGAGTCTAATTAGCTTATGTTATTAGCATTAGCAGTTGAGCATGCAATTACTCACAGTAAACTGTGAGGGTCTTTGAGGCGGTCTGAGCGCTGACGAGGTTAGAGACGGTGCAGGAGTAGAGCCCGGCATCTTCCCTCCTGGCCGGGTTGATCACCAAGTCGCCCCCTTTGATAGTGACCCTGGAGTTTGAGGTGAGAGCAGAGCCCCCTTTACCCCACAGCACACTGGTCTCTGTCCCCTTGGTCCAGGTACAGCGCACAGACACATTGCCCCCCTCCAGAGCCACTGACGGCACAAACATAGTCACGCCATCCACTGCATCtagggtggggagagaagagaagcaggGAGACTATAGACTGGGCCTAGATCTGTTTGTTgcgtcttgccaactcctacagCCATTGACAACTCTTGTGGACATGCCAACTCCTATGGTAATTGTCAACTCCTAGTATGGTCATTGACAACTCCTATATTCATTATCATGCCACAAACTATTCTGGGACCAGGCTTGTGAGATGAATGTAAATACTGGAGCAGTAGACTGATtgggagatacacacacacagggagagctTTGGAATGAGCCATTACTGGGCTTTCACAGTGTGATCACAGACAGAGGGGGAATCAATTCAAGCTTCAAAATACGCTGAAAAAAAGAGGGACTCTTAGTGTTTTCTGCCTAAACTAATTTTGTTTAATGAAAATAATGGAGGGTTGGGAGAAGAAACAATATC
The window above is part of the Oncorhynchus masou masou isolate Uvic2021 chromosome 30, UVic_Omas_1.1, whole genome shotgun sequence genome. Proteins encoded here:
- the LOC135522370 gene encoding V-set and immunoglobulin domain-containing protein 10-like, with product MNLHLLPVVLSLAVFLSVALSQDLVSIQFKSDPVLVQTGTDAVFTVVTVFQVFSITWGYPGGVTPLGLWVGGSAVLNTVTQYQGRVTITATQLRIGSAQLRDAGNYTVMVDPLPTTGLAQNTRSIQLRVFDAVDGVTMFVPSVALEGGNVSVRCTWTKGTETSVLWGKGGSALTSNSRVTIKGGDLVINPARREDAGLYSCTVSNLVSAQTASKTLTVYYGPDTPVLSKASPADCVVGADAVVGQTIRLTCVSDSLPPPLSPGNTTMNPWRLANWTVACSASRPSPPTRAANTSAWLAMPSRAPRRSRGRAWPSWAHASVQGQSQA